The genomic stretch TAGGATTGTGAATCTTCTAAGGCCCCAGGTAATGATGGATACAATATGAATATCATCAAACAATGCTAGAAGGAGATTGGGTAGGAGTTCACTGCAGTGGTGATGGGGTTCTTCCAAAGTGCTAAGCTACCAACCAATGCGAATGTCACATGGGTAACACTAGCTCCGAAATTTGTGGGTGCCAAGGAGATCAAGGACTGTTGTCCGATTAACATATTGGGGTGTGTGTATAAGGTAATTTTGAAGGTTCTGGTGAGAAAAATGAGATCAGTTATGCCGGGATTCGTAGGAAAGACACAGAGTGCTTTTGTGAAGAGTAGAAAAATTCATGATGGCACCCTCATTGACTGTGAGACAGTTCAATGGCTCAAGATGTGAAGAAAGAAGGCGACAATTATCAAGCTAGACTATCAGAAAGCATATGATATAGTTAGATGGAGTTTTGTAGATATTGTGCTACAGAAGATAGGTTTTGGACAAAGATGGAGGAATTGTATGAAGGATTGCGTCAGTACGGCCACTATGTTAGTCTTGGTTAATGGGTCACCATCCAAGTCGTTCAAAATAGAGAGGGGCCTAATACAAGGTGATCTACTATCTCCTTTTTTATTTGTTCTTATGGTCGATGTATTGCATAAGATGTTAGGGAAAGCCGTAAGGAATGGTCGCATTGTTCTATTACTGGTTGGGAGAGATCATATTGAACTGTCACATCTTCAATACGCGGATGATACTATTTTTATTTGTCCTCCGAAGACAGACACAATTGTGAATTATAAGAGGCTATTTCGTTGTTTTAAGCTGATGTCTGGTCATCAATTTTGATAAGTCGAATTTGATCTCAGTTAATTGTGAGCAGGAGTAGGTGGTGCATGTGTATGGCCTTCTGGGTTGTAAGCAAGTTGTATTACCTGTTATATACCTCGGAATTTCTTTAGGAGCAAATCCGCAGTTGGTGAAGACTTGAAAATGGATCATAGATAGGGTGGAAGAGAAGCTCAACTTATGGAAAGTGAATGTTCTAAACAAAGCAGGTAAGTTAGTACTCATCAAATCGATGCTGAATAGCCTACCGATCTATTACCTTAGTCTGTATAAGATGCCGAAGGCAGTCGCTGACAAGTTGATTGCATTACAGAGGAGATTTATATGGTGTAAAGAGGATGGTAGCTATGGTATACCTCTAGTTAAGTGGGAGGTGGTTCAGGCACCGAAAAAGGCTGAGGGTTTGGGGGTTGGGGATGCAGTGATCATGAACACAGCGCTTTTGTTTAGGTGGTGGTGACGATTTTTAAAGGAGGACTGTCTTTTGTGGAAGAAGATTGTTTGTTCTTGTAACAATATAAACCCGAATGTGATGTTAACAAATCAGACTGTATCGGTAACGGGGGACCCATGGAAAGACATCTGTTGGTTGaatataaaagaacaataggtgaaagaaaaaattattagtgGGATGGCGATGGAAGTAGGCAATGGAAGaagaactttttttttttgggaagaTAACTGGGTTCAAGGTGGTCCTCTGAAGATTTTCAAGACTCTTCTCTATTTCAAACCAACAAAGATCTGTGATAGGAGACTATGGGTTTTTGGATGGCTTAGAGTGGATATGCAATTTTCATTGGAGGAGAGAGTTGTTCCAATGAGAGTTGGAACTTGTTCATCAACTTCATGATAGGTTAAGGCCAGTGAGGCTATCAATTGATAGAGAGGATAATGTTGTTTGGAAATTTGATACTAAAGGTGTTTTTTCTACTAACTCTTTTATGCAGGTGTTGCAATTGGAGACTCTTTCGGAAGAGGTTACGAGTTACAGTTTCACAAGTTCAATTTGGAGAGGGTTGGTACCTCCCAAAATTGAGCTTTTTGAATGGTTTGTTCTAGTTGGTAGGGTAAATACTAAAGAGATGTTGACTAGATTAGGCATTATTAATCCGAATGATAGTATATGTGTATTGTGTAAAAAAGACATGAAATTTGTCCATCATTTATTTCTCTTTTGTGAGTTTACTTGGCAGGTGTGGTGCACATGGTTGAGGTGTTTTGATAGAGTTTGAACTATCCCTGGAACCGTTAAAGAATTTTTTGAGAGTTGGACTGCCATGCCTCATAGAAAGGCAGAGCAGAAGATGTGGCTGATTGGGTTCTTTACAATGATTTGGAACATATGGTTGAAACGTAATGACAGAATTTTTAACAATAAAGAAGTAGGTGTTGAGATCATCCaaaaaatgacatttttgaCCTACAAAGAATAGATTGGTATTGATCCTTTTGattgttgatggcaatgccgGAGATGACAAGGAATTGATTCTTAGTGTTGGGTTTGGTTTTTTTGTTGCTCCATTTTAGTATGAATAACtttctttgttttaaaaaaaatattattaattaattatatcaaaaaaaattttgataaatgaaaatattcaatttaattaattagtcTTTGATAACTAAATCAAATTGCGCTTTGAATATACTTGTTTTCTTCATTGAATTGATGCCCACAACTTTTTGCGTGAATCATACAGGCTGTGTGACTGACTGAGCATTTCAATTGCAACTTAATCGAATATGatcgacaaaaaaaaaaaaaatcgaataTGTGACCAGCAAccacatgcaaatagtatggaTTGACCAAAATGAAAAGGAGTATGGATTGACCACTGACGTGGCAGGGTTTCCAGGCTCTGAAGAATTGGTCCACTACGAGGGTTGAGAGTATAGGGCATTTCCGTCAACACGGTCAAAAAAAATAACGACCATGCAAACCCCCAGAGTTTCTCTGTTCCTCGTAACTGACTCCCCAATTAACTAACAAGCTTAATTACTGAGTCCACAACCTCTCACGGGTTGCCACGTGGCtagagtgatgcctttatatataAACGAGACAGTAACCTAATTCGCTAGTTTTACAGTTACCATCAAAACATATATTACATACATATACGTATACGTACATATATACGATACGATGGCGACCGTAGCTGCTGCTCCTCCCGTTCCTACTACTACCAACAATAACACCGAAACCCACAAGAAGAACAGGATTCAGGTTTCCAACACAAAGAAACCTCTTTTCTTTTATGTTAATCTCGCTAAGGTACACACTTTCTTCTTTAGTTAATTACTTTcactttaattaattaattacttactACTTAATTATTGAAATTTTACTTTTCTCATTTTGTTTTATATGCTATGATCGATGATGGGATGGGATAGGTGAGTCTACtcgaaataagaagaaaaaaaaaaaaaaccaaacaTTTACCCTTCAAGAGAATTGGGGCAtattctaattataattaatgagTTGATTGATGTCGAACCACCTAAATTTTGTCTAGTGAACTCTTTTTATACAAAACGGCTGTGCTCAAAACGGCTTGTATTTATATTCactcatatttaaaaaaatgtgttaatacataataattaaatgtgATTACTCACATAAAGATGTCTTCATATGAAGAAGATAGCTAAGATATTAACACATGttatgttaaataatttaattaaatataacaaATCATCTAACCATtctcaattattatttttattttaaaatatctctATTGAATAGTCaccattaaatttttgttagtttagaataattaagtatatatatatatatatatatatatatatatatatatatatatatatatatatatatatatatatactatatgCATACTAAAATTCAGtcatcaaattaattatcatattattacatatattatttaacttatttttaatatatattttatatttcactATATATTTCACAACATGGACGAAGATGTATATATGTCGCCCCACTTATCTTTGTGCGTGTAATAATGTCACGTTGTTCTAAACTTTTGATTGAACCAtcttcactaatttgaattatcCATTTAGCTAAATCTAATCAAATTCTTGGTTAAAATGGTGCTGTGAGTAAATCTCGCACACTGTCTAGAAAAACAATGTTTAATCTAGATAGCCTTATTAGTCAGttaattttaatgattaattaggtgcaattattataaatattgttgTTTGATGCAGAGGTACATACAGCAGCACGATGAGGTTGAGCTCTCTGCTCTTGGAATGGGTACCGCTGTTCActcaaaattattatatttttttcattcattaTTACTTAGTTATTAATTAACTAGTTTCTGACATCCTTTAACTAATTATAGCGCTGGCAGCTTTTGTTATCTCTTAAGTGTTGTTATTGCCTATTATTAGTTTGAAGTAGTAACACTTGAATTCATGGGAATAATTAACATTGGTGATATAGCATCCAAATATTTCTCaatctattaaaaaaatgttatgtTTGCACAGCTATAACTACAGTTGTCACAATAGCTGAGATTTTGAAGAACAATGGACTTGCCACTGAAAAGAGTAAGtctcataatttattattacattttaattttggtTATATACATGTAGTTGTGCTAATCAATTTAATAATCTTGGGATGATTCAGAAGTTTTGACCTCAACAGTTGGCATGAAAGATGAGAACAAAGGTCGTCTGGTCCAGAAGGCAAAGGTTAGTTTCAAAAGGAGTGGATCTTCAATTTGCTCAATGGCCAAAATTGCAAAGAACATATTTGTCTTtcgaaaacaaaaaaaataatgatgtctcaatagaaaaaaaagatttatcttatatgattttaaaatagggGTAACCAATTATAACTTTTTCCCATAAAAATTTCCTACATGTACAAAAGAACTAAATGTGTCACATTTTACTCTTTAATTGATAGAGACAAATTGATCCAATAAATAATTCATAAGAGATGAATCTGTTAAAATTGATTATATGAATTAAAGGACATCGTACTAAAATTTACTGAGTTTTATCAAATCTCTTATAGGGTAGCCAAATAAGTTATCAATTTTGTCAATTACATAAAATAATCAAgttgcaaaattttttttctttcgaaGAATCAAAAACAAACACACCCATATTAAGTTCAAAATTTTCCTGGGTGATTTATATATTCTTGTTG from Arachis stenosperma cultivar V10309 chromosome 9, arast.V10309.gnm1.PFL2, whole genome shotgun sequence encodes the following:
- the LOC130951548 gene encoding uncharacterized protein At2g34160-like, which gives rise to MATVAAAPPVPTTTNNNTETHKKNRIQVSNTKKPLFFYVNLAKRYIQQHDEVELSALGMAITTVVTIAEILKNNGLATEKKVLTSTVGMKDENKGRLVQKAKIEIVLGKSEKFDNLMVAANTSESHQPAGNDDKK